Below is a window of Dehalococcoidales bacterium DNA.
AATAGTTCTGTTTGATCTGGTCATAATGAGCTCTGTTCAACATGCGAGTGCCGAGTCCCCAGCGGTGTTTGTCGACCACTGCGACTTTACAATCGGATGGTTTACCCTCGTCAAAAGTACCTATATTATCATCCCAGTATTCAACGCGGCCTAGCTCAGCATTATCAAGGACAACTTTTAGCCTTCCCCATCCTTGGTCTGGATTCTTCATATTTAGAGAAGCCGTTCCCCTGATATGACAATCCTCCTCAACCCATTCGCCCCGGCCATCGCTCGCGTCGTAAGTGATAACAACCCTCTTACCGTGCCAGTTCCGTGCCCATTCCCTTGATTCTTCCATGGAAAGCTGTATTCTTTGGTACCTGCTTAATCCCTCCCGGCCGCCTTTAGCTGCCGATTCCACCGCTTTAGCGTCCATCTTATAGGCACAGGGAAGGCACACCTTAGCTTTCACGGTTATTTCCCGTTCAAGAGTTCGAAAGGTTTCCTGATGGCACAGCCCGCACTCGACGCCGACTATATCTTCTGGCATTATCAACTTACCTCCGCTGCCTCCGCTGCTCTAAAATAGAGCTGCCTGTTTAACATCTGCCTTTTCCTTATTCTTAGACTGTTTTTCTACTTTCTTCCCTCTCATAGCCATACCCGCGCCCGAAGTCTCCAGTAAGGCTTTCTTCAGGCCGTTGTAAGTGCCAAAGCCTCCATCCTCCAGGATACGGCACATTGCGTCTATGACAAGGACCCCTTCAGGCGTGGTCATTTCAACTATGGCTGGGACATTCTCCATACAAAGGGTTGCCGGTCGCATCTCCACGACAAGCCGTACCCAATCAAAGACCAGGCTATTTCTCGGGTCCATACAAGTCTTTTTCGAATTGGCTCTGGAAAAGCCCTGGCACGGAGGAGATCCGAAAACACAGGAAAGTTCCTCTATTTTCATGCCTATGTGGTCTAAAATGAATTGGCCGGTCACCTTTCTAACATCGCCCAAGAAAACAGCCTTAACCGGTGGTTTTTTCGGGTCAAAGTGATGATGCCAGGATCCCCACCGGCCATGTTCGAGATCGTCAACTTCTCTCCCGAAATGCTCCCTGGCTTTTGGATCCTTCTCTCCCTTCAGGAGTTTCTTCTTTGCATTTAGCGAGCGTTTAATATGGTCGGTCCACCGCTCC
It encodes the following:
- a CDS encoding DNA cytosine methyltransferase, coding for MDFETDLRHMVERGIGPGTFRSREVDPWSDYVETASGLLVPGHAVEEKPKDILPTGVDIFCGCGGFSLGFIQAGFNVLAGLDNAVDCIHTYLANLGGPDTEVVFISPEDKERWTDHIKRSLNAKKKLLKGEKDPKAREHFGREVDDLEHGRWGSWHHHFDPKKPPVKAVFLGDVRKVTGQFILDHIGMKIEELSCVFGSPPCQGFSRANSKKTCMDPRNSLVFDWVRLVVEMRPATLCMENVPAIVEMTTPEGVLVIDAMCRILEDGGFGTYNGLKKALLETSGAGMAMRGKKVEKQSKNKEKADVKQAALF